The following proteins come from a genomic window of Diadema setosum chromosome 20, eeDiaSeto1, whole genome shotgun sequence:
- the LOC140244061 gene encoding craniofacial development protein 2-like, whose product MVEPGDKGSDRLLTLRLQTPDGPATLVSAYAPTLTSTPEAKDEFYSNLSDVIRNIPDNEHLVLLGDFNAGVGADHDSWPYCLGHFGVGKINENGQRLLELCSFHGLCVTNSYFQTKPQDRVSWRHPRSKHWHQLDLVIARRTSLKTVLLTRSYHSADCDTDHSLVCSRLRLHPKKFHRTKTAGKPRIDTTKMQCPDKVEEFAKSFVDALSPDKQRNSASEK is encoded by the coding sequence ATGGTTGAGCCAGGTGACAAGGGTAGTGATCGACTTCTGACTCTCCGACTCCAAACCCCTGATGGCCCAGCCACCCTTGTCAGTGCCTATGCACCAACTCTGACCTCAACGCCAGAGGCCAAGGACGAGTTCTATAGTAACCTCAGCGATGTCATCAGGAACATTCCAGACAATGAACACCTCGTCCTTCTTGGTGACTTTAACGCCGGAGTGGGTGCTGACCACGACTCTTGGCCATACTGCCTGGGGCACTTcggtgttggcaagataaacgAGAACGGGCAGCGCCTGCTAGAACTCTGCTCCTTCCACGGCCTCTGCGTAACCAACTCCTACTTTCAGACTAAGCCACAGGACAGAGTGTCATGGAGACACCCACGCTCCAAGCACTGGCACCAGCTGGATCTAGTCATTGCCAGACGAACAAGTCTCAAGACTGTGCTTCTCACTCGCTCATACCACAGTGCAGACTGCGACACCGACCACTCACTGGTGTGCAGCAGGCTCAGACTTCACCCGAAGAAGTTCCACAGAACAAAGACAGCGGGGAAACCGCGCATCGACACCACAAAGATGCAGTGTCCGGATAAAGTTGAGGAGTTTGCCAAGTCATTTGTGGATGCTTTGTCCCCAGACAAACAGCGAAACTCGGCTTCTGAGAAATAG